Proteins from a genomic interval of Saccopteryx leptura isolate mSacLep1 chromosome 13, mSacLep1_pri_phased_curated, whole genome shotgun sequence:
- the PLEKHS1 gene encoding pleckstrin homology domain-containing family S member 1 isoform X1, with the protein MEFKPQKSPGKQFTSNYENKVCKQDYFIKSPPPQLFSSATSWKKRFFVLSRSEEKAFRLSYYKDHHPRGFIKIDQSASVEVGISSHEKMQSVQKMFKCRPEEVMSIRTTARDYYLIGDDREKIKDWVSLMSSFCRDVEAARRNTEQEKFSWDDISFLSDSSSRLGSSSSWETVSPTSPRSTTLPDMHLMEKSSPGLRQSHLPRLLPETAQGTEEESHYLSPQSILLELDNIIAANDSESGESIEPGHPDQASKRLERHYMSMKSCVFQETTDESTDSKEEPQTLPETQDGGLPLQEPGSGSSSCLSPAKTEARTPNDKRASSSLTVVQLSILINNIPDESHVEKLNVFLSPYDITNYLALIEAAGRICVAQWEGPPRLGCLFFHGDHVLAVNDLKPHNLEEVSLFLSRSIQKEKVKLTIGRILNSEKFHAIGCMCPLKYQGVVPVQLDKSELGRILKRSPAIKKSQQKRTGE; encoded by the exons GTAAACAATTTACAtctaattatgaaaataaagtcTGCAAACAAGATTACTTTATTAAATCACCACCTCCTCAGCTTTTCTCCTCAGCA ACCTCTTGGAAAAAGCGGTTTTTTGTTCTATCCAGGAGTGAGGAAAAGGCCTTTCGGCTTTCCTATTACAAAGACCATCACCCCCGAGGTTTCATTAAAATTGATCA AAGTGCCAGTGTAGAAGTTGGCATAAGCAGCCACGAAAAAATGCAGTCTGTACAGAAGATGTTTAAATGCCGCCCAGAGGAGGTGATGTCCATCAGAACCACTGCCAGAGACTACTACCTCATTGGCGATGACAG GGAGAAGATTAAAGACTGGGTCTCACTCATGTCATCATTTTGCCGGGACGTTGAAGCAGCACGCCGGAATACAGAG CAGGAGAAATTCTCATGGGACGATATAAGCTTCCTTTCAGACTCAAGCTCTCGCCTCGGTTCTTCCAGCTCGTGGGAGACTGTCAGCCCCACCTCACCAAGAAGTACTACTCTCCCCGACATG CATTTAATGGAAAAAAGTTCTCCAGGACTCAGACAAAGTCATCTACCACGTCTTTTGCCAGAAACCGCTCAAGGCACAGAAGAAGAGAGTCATTATCTTAGTCCTCAAAGTATTCTTTTAGAG TTGGATAATATTATTGCTGCCAATGACTCTGAATCTGGTGAATCCATTGAACCTGGTCATCCAGACCAGGCCTCCAAGAGACTTGAGCGTCATTACATGTCAATGAAATCCTG TGTTTTCCAAGAGACAACCGATGAGTCTACTGATAGCAAAGAGGAACCCCAGACCCTTCCAGAGACCCAGGACGGGGGGCTCCCCCTACAAGAACCAGGCTCCGGAAGCAGTTCTTGCCTGTCACCTGCCAAAACGGAAGCCCGGACCCCAAATGACAAAAGGGCGTCATCCTCACTAACTGTTGTGCAGTTGTCTATATTAATCAA TAACATTCCCGATGAAAGCCACGTGGAGAAACTGAATGTGTTCCTTTCTCCTTATGACATCACCAATTATTTGGCACTCATAGAAGCTGCAGGACGAATATG TGTGGCTCAGTGGGAAGGCCCCCCGCGCCTGGGATGCTTATTTTTTCACGGAGATCACGTTTTGGCCGTGAATGACCTGAAGCCCCACAACCTGGAAGAGGTCTCCTTGTTTCTCAGCCGGTCTATCCAGAAGGAG AAAGTGAAACTCACCATTGGCCGGATCCTGAATTCAGAGAAATTCCATGCTATCGGCTGTATGTGCCCCTTAAAATACCAAGGTGTTGTACCTGTCCAACTGGATAAGTCTGAACTGGGGAGGATACTGAAGAGGAGTCCAGCCATTAAAAAGAGTCAGCAGAAAAGAACTGGAGAGTAA
- the PLEKHS1 gene encoding pleckstrin homology domain-containing family S member 1 isoform X3: MQSVQKMFKCRPEEVMSIRTTARDYYLIGDDREKIKDWVSLMSSFCRDVEAARRNTEQEKFSWDDISFLSDSSSRLGSSSSWETVSPTSPRSTTLPDMHLMEKSSPGLRQSHLPRLLPETAQGTEEESHYLSPQSILLELDNIIAANDSESGESIEPGHPDQASKRLERHYMSMKSCVFQETTDESTDSKEEPQTLPETQDGGLPLQEPGSGSSSCLSPAKTEARTPNDKRASSSLTVVQLSILINNIPDESHVEKLNVFLSPYDITNYLALIEAAGRICVAQWEGPPRLGCLFFHGDHVLAVNDLKPHNLEEVSLFLSRSIQKEKVKLTIGRILNSEKFHAIGCMCPLKYQGVVPVQLDKSELGRILKRSPAIKKSQQKRTGE; this comes from the exons ATGCAGTCTGTACAGAAGATGTTTAAATGCCGCCCAGAGGAGGTGATGTCCATCAGAACCACTGCCAGAGACTACTACCTCATTGGCGATGACAG GGAGAAGATTAAAGACTGGGTCTCACTCATGTCATCATTTTGCCGGGACGTTGAAGCAGCACGCCGGAATACAGAG CAGGAGAAATTCTCATGGGACGATATAAGCTTCCTTTCAGACTCAAGCTCTCGCCTCGGTTCTTCCAGCTCGTGGGAGACTGTCAGCCCCACCTCACCAAGAAGTACTACTCTCCCCGACATG CATTTAATGGAAAAAAGTTCTCCAGGACTCAGACAAAGTCATCTACCACGTCTTTTGCCAGAAACCGCTCAAGGCACAGAAGAAGAGAGTCATTATCTTAGTCCTCAAAGTATTCTTTTAGAG TTGGATAATATTATTGCTGCCAATGACTCTGAATCTGGTGAATCCATTGAACCTGGTCATCCAGACCAGGCCTCCAAGAGACTTGAGCGTCATTACATGTCAATGAAATCCTG TGTTTTCCAAGAGACAACCGATGAGTCTACTGATAGCAAAGAGGAACCCCAGACCCTTCCAGAGACCCAGGACGGGGGGCTCCCCCTACAAGAACCAGGCTCCGGAAGCAGTTCTTGCCTGTCACCTGCCAAAACGGAAGCCCGGACCCCAAATGACAAAAGGGCGTCATCCTCACTAACTGTTGTGCAGTTGTCTATATTAATCAA TAACATTCCCGATGAAAGCCACGTGGAGAAACTGAATGTGTTCCTTTCTCCTTATGACATCACCAATTATTTGGCACTCATAGAAGCTGCAGGACGAATATG TGTGGCTCAGTGGGAAGGCCCCCCGCGCCTGGGATGCTTATTTTTTCACGGAGATCACGTTTTGGCCGTGAATGACCTGAAGCCCCACAACCTGGAAGAGGTCTCCTTGTTTCTCAGCCGGTCTATCCAGAAGGAG AAAGTGAAACTCACCATTGGCCGGATCCTGAATTCAGAGAAATTCCATGCTATCGGCTGTATGTGCCCCTTAAAATACCAAGGTGTTGTACCTGTCCAACTGGATAAGTCTGAACTGGGGAGGATACTGAAGAGGAGTCCAGCCATTAAAAAGAGTCAGCAGAAAAGAACTGGAGAGTAA
- the PLEKHS1 gene encoding pleckstrin homology domain-containing family S member 1 isoform X2, which translates to MEFKPQKSPGKQFTSNYENKVCKQDYFIKSPPPQLFSSATSWKKRFFVLSRSEEKAFRLSYYKDHHPRGFIKIDQSASVEVGISSHEKMQSVQKMFKCRPEEVMSIRTTARDYYLIGDDREKIKDWVSLMSSFCRDVEAARRNTEEKFSWDDISFLSDSSSRLGSSSSWETVSPTSPRSTTLPDMHLMEKSSPGLRQSHLPRLLPETAQGTEEESHYLSPQSILLELDNIIAANDSESGESIEPGHPDQASKRLERHYMSMKSCVFQETTDESTDSKEEPQTLPETQDGGLPLQEPGSGSSSCLSPAKTEARTPNDKRASSSLTVVQLSILINNIPDESHVEKLNVFLSPYDITNYLALIEAAGRICVAQWEGPPRLGCLFFHGDHVLAVNDLKPHNLEEVSLFLSRSIQKEKVKLTIGRILNSEKFHAIGCMCPLKYQGVVPVQLDKSELGRILKRSPAIKKSQQKRTGE; encoded by the exons GTAAACAATTTACAtctaattatgaaaataaagtcTGCAAACAAGATTACTTTATTAAATCACCACCTCCTCAGCTTTTCTCCTCAGCA ACCTCTTGGAAAAAGCGGTTTTTTGTTCTATCCAGGAGTGAGGAAAAGGCCTTTCGGCTTTCCTATTACAAAGACCATCACCCCCGAGGTTTCATTAAAATTGATCA AAGTGCCAGTGTAGAAGTTGGCATAAGCAGCCACGAAAAAATGCAGTCTGTACAGAAGATGTTTAAATGCCGCCCAGAGGAGGTGATGTCCATCAGAACCACTGCCAGAGACTACTACCTCATTGGCGATGACAG GGAGAAGATTAAAGACTGGGTCTCACTCATGTCATCATTTTGCCGGGACGTTGAAGCAGCACGCCGGAATACAGAG GAGAAATTCTCATGGGACGATATAAGCTTCCTTTCAGACTCAAGCTCTCGCCTCGGTTCTTCCAGCTCGTGGGAGACTGTCAGCCCCACCTCACCAAGAAGTACTACTCTCCCCGACATG CATTTAATGGAAAAAAGTTCTCCAGGACTCAGACAAAGTCATCTACCACGTCTTTTGCCAGAAACCGCTCAAGGCACAGAAGAAGAGAGTCATTATCTTAGTCCTCAAAGTATTCTTTTAGAG TTGGATAATATTATTGCTGCCAATGACTCTGAATCTGGTGAATCCATTGAACCTGGTCATCCAGACCAGGCCTCCAAGAGACTTGAGCGTCATTACATGTCAATGAAATCCTG TGTTTTCCAAGAGACAACCGATGAGTCTACTGATAGCAAAGAGGAACCCCAGACCCTTCCAGAGACCCAGGACGGGGGGCTCCCCCTACAAGAACCAGGCTCCGGAAGCAGTTCTTGCCTGTCACCTGCCAAAACGGAAGCCCGGACCCCAAATGACAAAAGGGCGTCATCCTCACTAACTGTTGTGCAGTTGTCTATATTAATCAA TAACATTCCCGATGAAAGCCACGTGGAGAAACTGAATGTGTTCCTTTCTCCTTATGACATCACCAATTATTTGGCACTCATAGAAGCTGCAGGACGAATATG TGTGGCTCAGTGGGAAGGCCCCCCGCGCCTGGGATGCTTATTTTTTCACGGAGATCACGTTTTGGCCGTGAATGACCTGAAGCCCCACAACCTGGAAGAGGTCTCCTTGTTTCTCAGCCGGTCTATCCAGAAGGAG AAAGTGAAACTCACCATTGGCCGGATCCTGAATTCAGAGAAATTCCATGCTATCGGCTGTATGTGCCCCTTAAAATACCAAGGTGTTGTACCTGTCCAACTGGATAAGTCTGAACTGGGGAGGATACTGAAGAGGAGTCCAGCCATTAAAAAGAGTCAGCAGAAAAGAACTGGAGAGTAA